In the Sandaracinus amylolyticus genome, CACCCAGGGTTTCCCCGATATGTTCGAGCGAGGGGCCGTGCCGCATGCTCGACTGTCATGGATCCGCACGACCGCGCCGACCGTTCGCGCACGCGCACGCGGCCCTCGTTGCCGCGGGTCGAGGCGCCGCGCGCGCACGTGCTGATCGTCGACGACGAAGCCGCGCTGCGCGACGTGCTGCGGACGGTGCTGCGCGCGCGCTTCGACGTGAGCGTCGCGGAGCACGGCGGCGAAGCGATGCGGGTGATCGAGGCGAACGAGACCGACATCGATCTCGTGCTGAGCGACGTGCGCATGCCGTGGGTGCACGGGGTCGAGCTGCACCGCGGGCTCGTCGCGCGCCGTCACCCGCTCGCGCAGCGTTTCGTGTGGATGACCGGCGGAGGGCTCTCCGAAGGTCTGCGCCGCTACGTGAGCGCGACCGGTCTTCCGGTGATCGACAAGCCGTTCCGGCTCGACGAGCTCGAGTCGATGCTCGCGCGGCTCACCGCGCCCGACGCGGCCCCGCCCGGCGCCAACGCCGGTTGACTCTTCGCCGGAGTGCTCGTCCCGCAGGTCCCGCGAAGCGCGCGGACGGGAGCGAGAGGCCGCTGACGCAGCGCGTCGTCTCCGCGCGTGCGGAGGTCGGTCACAGCGTGCGCGCATCGGGATTGCGCGTCGTGTTATAGGAGCCGCCGATCATGGCGGACCTGCTCGCGATCCACCGTCACGCGGTGCGCGCGCGGCTGCTCGACGAGCGTCTCACCCAGCTCGCGCGCGCCGGTCGCATCGGCTTCCACCCCGACGCGCGTGGCTTCGAGCCCGCGATCGCCGCAGCCGCGCTCGCGATGCGCACGGAAGACGCGATCTTCCCGAGCGCGCGTGACCACGCGGCGTTCCTCGTGCGCGGGCTCCCGATCGCGCGCTACGTCGCGCACGCGTTCGGCAGCGTCGAGGATCCGATGCGCGGGCACGCCGCGCCGGGGCACCTCGCGTCGCGCGAGCTGCGGATCGCGTCGGCGTCGGGGTTGGTGTCGAACCACATGACGCACGCCGCGGGCTACGCGTGGGCGGCGAAGCTGCGGGGCGAGACCTGCGTGGTGCTCACGATGTTCGCCGACACCGCGGCGGACGCGGGCGACTTCCACAGCGCGGTGAACTTCGCGGGCGCGACGAAGGCGCCGGTGATCTTCTTCTGCCGCACCGATCGCGCGCGCAGCGCGCACCCGCCGACGCCGATCGAGCGCGTGGCCGACAAGGGCATCGCGTACGGCGTCGAGAGCCTCGTGTGCTCGGCCGACGACGCGGGCGCGGTGGCGAGCGCGATGGCGCAGGCGCACGAGCGCGCGATGGCGGGCGAAGGGCCCACGCTGATCGAGGCGATCCGCGAGAGCGCGAGCGATCCGATCGAGGCGCTCGAGGCGCGGCTCTCGTCGGAGGGTCACTGGGACGCGCATCGTGCGCTCGAGCTGCGCCGCGAGCTGATGACGGAGATCGAGTCGGCGGTCGCGCACGCGCAGCAGGTCGGCGCGCCGCCCCGCGAGGCGGTGTTCGAGGACGTGTACGCGACGCTGCCGCGCCACCTCGAGGACCAGCGCACGATCCTGCTCGCGACCGCCAACCACGAAGATCGTTGATCGACGGAGCCGACGAGACGATGACGCAGAAGAACATGGTTCAGGCGATCAACGAGGCGCTCCGCCTCGAGATGCGCCGCGACGAGCGCGTGGTCGTGATGGGCGAGGACGTCGGCAAGGTCGGCGGCGTCTTCCGCGTGACGCAGGGCCTCTGGGACGAGTTCGGCGACGGGCGCGTGATCGACACGCCGCTCAACGAAGGCGGGATCATCGGCACCGCGATCGGCATGGCGGCGTACGGCATGCGCCCGGTGCCCGAGATCCAGTTCGCGGACTTCATCTATCCCGCGTTCGATCAGATCGTCAGCGAGGCCGCGAAGTCCCGCTATCGCTCGGGCGGCGAGTATCCGTGCCCGATGGTGATCCGCACGCCGTACGGCGGCGGCATCAAGGGCGGCGCGTACCACTCGCAGTCGCCCGAGGCGCTCTTCATCCACACCGCGGGCCTGAAGGTCGTGTGCCCGAGCAATCCCTACGACGCCAAGGGCCTGCTCGCGGCGGCGATCCAGGACGACGATCCGGTGCTCTTCTTCGAGCCGAAGCGCGTGTATCGCGCGGTGAAGATGGACGTGCCGGACGAGGCGTACACGCTGCCCCTCGGCGAGGCGAAGGTGGTGCGCGAAGGAGACTCGCTGACGCTCGTCGCGTGGGGCGCGATGCTCTACGAGGCGCTGAGCGCGGCGGAGCAGGTCGCGGAGCAGGGCATCTCGTGCGAGGTGATCGATCTGCGCACGCTGTGGCCGCTCGACCTCGACACGATCGTGCGCAGCGTCGAGAAGACCGGGCGTATCGTGGTGGTGCACGAGGCGCCGAAGGCGTGCGGGTTCGGCGCGGAGATCCTGCAGCTCGTGAGCGAGAAGTCGTTCCTGCACTTCCAGGCGCCGCCGGCGCGCGTGACGGGCTGGGACACGCCCTTCCCGTACACGCTCGAGAACGAGTACCTGCCGCTCGCGCACCGCATCGTCCCCCAGCTCATCGCCACTGCGAATTACTGAGAGGCAACATGGCTCGCTTCGAGTTCAAGCTTCCCGACATCGGTGAAGGCGTCGCGGAGGGCGAGATCGTCGCCTGGCACGTCAACACCGGCGATCAGGTCAAGGAAGACCAGGCGATGGTCGAGGTGATGACCGACAAGGCGACGGTCACCATCGGCGCGCCGAAGAAGGGCACGATCCTCGAGACGTGCGCGACCGTCGGGCAGGTGATGCCGGTCGGCGCGCTGCTCGTGGTGATCGAGACCGAAGGTGCGGTCGCGGCCGCGCCCGCGAAGGCCGCGCCCGCGCAGCCGCCCGTCGCGGCGAAGCCTGCGCCGGTGGCGCCGAAGGCCGCGCCCGCGCCTGCTGCGGCGCCGGTGCAGAGCGTCGCCGCGCCGAAGAACGAGCCCGCGGCGACGGCGGTGGGCGACATCAAGGACACGCTCCCCGGCGCCGGGTTCTTCGACAAGATCGCGACGCCGGCGAAGAGCTCGAACGGCGCGAACGGACACGCGCACTCGGTGGTCAGCGAGCGCCCGCTCGCGACGCCGGCGACGCGCCAGCTCGCGCGCGAGCTCGAGGTCGATCTGCGCTTCGTGACCGGCACCGGCCCGGGTGGTCGCATCACCAACGAAGACGTGCGCGGGTTCGCGGGCGGCGCGCCCACGCGCACCGTCGAGCCGATCTCGACGCCGGCCCCCGCGGCGCCGGCCCCTGCTGCGAGCGCGAAGGCGCGCGCGCCGATCGCGATCACGCCGCCCGCCGGCACCGAGAAGGCGCTCGAGGAGCGCAAGCCGTTCGTGGGCATGCGCCGGAAGATCGCCGAGCGCATGCAGACGTCGAAGAACACCGCGGCGCACTTCACGTTCGTCGAGGAGTGCGACGTCGCGAAGATCAAGGAGCTGCGCGCGCGCCTGAAGCCCGCGGCCGAGAAGGCGGGCGTGAAGCTCACGTTCCTGCCCTTCATCGTGAAGGCGGTCGTCGCCGCGCTGAAGAAGCACCCCGTGCTCAACAGCGCGCTCGACGAGACCACGAACGAGCTCGTCTATCGCAAGTACTTCCACATCGGCATCGCGGCCTCGACCGATCAGGGCCTGATGGTGCCGGTCGTGAAGGACGCGGATCGCAAGTCGATCCTCGAGATCGCGGCGGAGATCGATCGGCTCGGCGCGGCCGCGAAGAGCGGCGCGATCCAGAGCGCGGATCTGCAGGGCTCGACGTTCACCATCACGTCGCTCGGCACGCAGGGCGGTCTGTTCGCGACGCCGGTGCTCAACTTCCCCGAGGTCGGCATCCTCGGCGTGCACCAGATCAAGCAGAAGCCGGTCGTGCGCGACGGTCAGATCGTGATCGGCGAGATCATGCTGCTCTCGCTCTCGTTCGATCACCGCATCGTCGACGGCCACGTCGGCGCGGCGTTCGCGTACGACATCATCGGGTACCTCGAAGATCCCGATCGGCTCTTCCTCGAGATGGCGTGAGCGCGTCGCGCGTCCTGCCGATCGCCGTCCTCGCGAAGCGCCCGATCACGAGCGGGCTCGCGATCGCGGCGATCGGCGTCACGATCGCGTGGCACGTCGGGGTGCCGATCGACGTCCTCGCGATGACGTCGGACGCGATCGGCCGCGAGCCATGGCGCCTGCTCACGTCGGCGTTGCCTCACGTCGGCGCGCTGCACCTGATCTTCAACGTCTACTGGTTGCTCGCGCTGGGCAGCGTCATCGAGGGCACGTGCGGCGCGCGGGTGATGGGCCCGCTCGTGCTCACCGCAGCGATCGGATCGGCGGCGCTCGAGTGGGCGCTCGCGTCGGGAGGCGTCGGGCTCTCGGGCGTGGTCTACGGGCTCATCGCGTTCGCATGGTTCGCGAGGAGACGTGACGCGTCGCTCGCGGCGGCCGCGGACCCGAGCACGGTGCGGCTCTTCGCGCTGTGGTTCGTGCTCTGCGTCGTGATGACCGCGACCGGCACGATGCGCGTCGGCAACGCGGCGCACGCGGGCGGCGCGATCCTCGGCGCGCTCGCCGGGGCCGCGTGGGGCGTGACCGACGCGCGCCGGCGCGTGTGGATCGCGGGCACGGTCGTGACGACGGCGGCGTTCGTGGTGCTCGGATCCCCGCTCGTGCGTCCGCTCGTGAACCTCGGAGCGATCGGGTACGAGATCGCGGATCGCGCGTACGCGCTCGTCGAGTCCGACCCGGCGCGCGCGATCGCGCTCTACGACGAGGCGATCGAGCGCGACGGCTCGATCGCGAACTGGCACTACAACCGCGGTGTCGCGCTCTTCCTCGCGCGGCGCCGCGACGAGGCGCTCCTCGCGATGGAGCGCGCGCACGCGCTCGACGCGAACGACGAGAGCTTCCGGGCCGGCCTCGCGAGCACGGCGGCGGCGTGCGGGTACGAAGCGGTCGAGCAGGGCCGCACGGCGGAGGCCATCGCGCGGTTCGAGCGCGCGCTCGCCGTCGCGCCGGAAGCCGCCGAGGCGGACGACTGGCGCCTCATGATCGAGCTCGCGCGCGCGAGCGTCGACGGCGATCCGCGGTGAGCGTCGATCGCCGTGACCCGGTTCGCCGGGACGGCGACACGATCACGCGTGGTACGGTCATCGTCGATGACGCTGGCGACGAGCGAGCCGATCGGGGCGCTGCCCGAGGGCACGCGCTTCGGACGCTACCGCACGGTCGCGCGCATCGGCGGCGGTGGGATGGCGGAGGTGTACCTCGCCAGCCTCGTCGGTGAGCTCGGGTTCGCGCAATCGTTTGTGCTCAAACGGATTCTCCCGGAGCTCGCGGGAGACGAGCGCTTCGTCGCGATGCTCGCCGACGAGGCACGGCTCGCCGCGCACGTTCGGCACCGCAGCGTCGCGCAGGTGATCGAGCTCGTCTCGACGCCGGAGCTCGCGATCGTGATGGAGCTCGTCGAGGGCGAGTCGCTCGCGGGGCTCCTGCGCGCGACCGCCGCCGCGGGCGTGCGGCTGCCGGTCCACGTGGTCGCGTACATCGTGGCGGAGATCGCCGCGGGCCTGCACGCCGCGCACACACTGGTCGACGCAGCGGGCGCGCCGATGAACCTCGTGCATCGCGACGTCTCGCCGTCGAACGTGATGATCGCGATCGACGGCAGCGTGAAGCTGCTCGACTTCGGGGTCGCCGCGGCGGAAGGACGGCTCGCGCGCACCCGCACCGGCGAGCTCAAGGGCAAGCTCGCATACACCGCGCCCGAGGCGCTCGACGGCGGGCGGCCCGATCCGCGGTGGGACGTGTTCTCGCTCGGGTGCGTGCTGTGGGAAGGGCTCACCGGCGAGCGGCTCTTCAAGCGCGAGTCGGAGGCGGCGACGATCCGCGCGGTGCTCGATGGCGAGATCCCCGCGCCGGGGATCGCACCGGCGCTCGATCGCGCGTGCCTCGCGGCGCTGGCGCGTGATCCCGCGGCGCGCACCACGAGCATGGCGGAGCTGCGCGCGCAGCTGCTGCCCTTCGTCACGTCGAGCAGCGCCGACGACGCGGCCACGCTGCTGCGCGCGCGCTGCCACGCGCGCCTCGACGCGATGGCGGCGCTGCGGCGCGGCGCGGACACTTCGTTCGCGCCGGTGCTCGCCGAGGGCGAGTCGCGGGTGCGCGTCACGCGATCGATGCGCGGGCGCTCGAATCGCCCGTGCGTCGTCGCGGGCCTCGCGGTGGTCGCGCTCGCGGCGGTGGGCGGCGTCATCGCAGCGCGCTCGGGCGGCGATGTCGATGAGCCGATCGCACCGATTGCGACGAGTGTCGTGGTGCCGCCGCCGATCGCGCAGAGCGCCAGTCCGGTGCATGCCAGTCCGCCGGCGGAGCGTGCCAGTCCCGCGGAACAGCACGAGAGTCCGGCGCCGGTGCGATCGATTCGAGTCAGCAGCACGCCGCGCGCCGAGGTGCGCGAGGGTGACGTCGTGCTCGGACGCACTCCGCTCTCGCTCGACGTCGCGACCCCGCGCGAGATCACGCTCCACGAGCCGCGCTTCCGGCCGGCGCGCGTGCGGCTCTCGCCGTCGTCGCCGGAGTCCGTGGAGGTCACGCTCTCGCGCGCCCGTCGTGGCCAATCCCGCGACGACTACGATCTCTGGGACTAGAAGAGCACTCGCAGCTCGGTCGCCGCGGGGTCGCTCTCGCCCTCCGCGTTCTCCTGCACCTCGATCTCGCCGAGCACGTTCAGACCGAGATCCCAGGTCTCTTCGTTCGCGAATCGAATCGCGTACTCCGCACGATCACGCACGGTCTCGGAGCGCGACGGCACCCAGAGCGCGACTCGATACGTGCCCGGTGCGATCGACGCGGGCAGTCCGATGCGCGCGTCGAGCATGTGCGTCTGTCCCGGCACGAAGCGCCGCACGTCGGTGCCCGGCAGCTCGACCTCGTGGCGCACGCCGGGCCCGTCGATCACGAGCCACACCTCGCGACGATTGATCGGAGCCGCGAACCCCCGGTTCTGGAATTGCGCGCGAAGTCGGAACGAGCCGCCGGGTCGGATCGCGTCGGGGATCTCCGCCGCGTCGAGCACGAATCGATATCCGAGCCGCGACTGGATCTCGCCCATGCACCCTTCGGCCTCGAGCGCGTCGAGGACCGCGGTGTTGTAGTCGTCGCTCAGGAACGTGTAGTGGAAGAGCCCGAGCTCGGAGAGCGCAGTCGTGCAGTTGGTGCGCGCCGAGAGCAGACACATCGAGCCGCCGACCGGCACGAACGGCGACTCCGACTCCATGTAGTCGCGCCAGCGATCCACCGCGCCGGCGAACGTGCCGAGATCGTCCTCGCTGCCGAGGAAGCACTCGTTGTGGTGCCCCACGCGCGCTGCGTACGTGTCGGACCACGCGGCCCCGACCGCGATCGGATCTCCGTACATGTCGCTCTTGAGCTCGGGGCGACGCACCAGCGCGGTGCGCTCTTCGAGCGCGTCGAGCAGCGCCTCGACGACCGCGCGCTGCTGCGGCGGGCCCTCGTTGCCGTTGCTCGACTCGCGCCACTCGCCGTAGACGCCGATGAAGCCCGCCTCGATCGTCGCGATCACGTCGGCGTTGCGCGAGAGCACGCCGCGGAGCTGCTCGATGTGCGAGAGGATCCGCGAGAGCGTGGCGTCGGCGCCGGCATCGCTCTCGTTGTACGCGAAGCGCAGCACGACCGACGCGCCCGACTCGCGCACCTCGCCGAGCCCGCGCTCGAGCGCATCGAGGAACGTCGTCGGCAGATCGGTCTCGCGATAGGGCTCGAGCAGGACGAGATCGTAGGTGAGCGTCACGCCGCGCTCGACCGCGAGGAAGTCGGCGTTGGTGAGCGTCGTGAGATCGGCGCCCACGAAGAAGCCGCGCTCGGGGTTGAGGATCGGGGTCGTGATCTCGGTGAAGCTGCGCGCGCGCGCCGGCGCGTCGCCGGTCACGCCGGCGTCGTCGCTCTGCCCACCGTCCGCGCCCGTTCGCGCGCACACGTCCGCGATGCACTCGTAGCCGCTCGGACAAGGGCACGAGCGACCTTCGATGCGAGGTGCATCGAAGGTGCACGACGCCGTCGTGCCGAGCGCGAGGAGGCACGCGACGCGCAGATCAGAAACGAAGCTCGACGCCCTGCTCCGAGATGCGCGCTCGATCGCCATCGCTCGATCCTCCACTCGAGAGCTCCACGATCAACCAGATCGTCCCCGTGACGAGGAGCCCGGCGCCCACCGCCCATGCGACCGTCGCGCCGAGCCCGAGATCGTTGGCGCGTGCGTGGGCATCGGCGGCATCGCGGCCCGACCTCGTCACGTCCTGCGACTGCGCGTCGGCATCGAAGGCGAGCGCCGTGAGCGCACCGCCCACCGCGAGCCCCGCGATGCCCACACCGCCGAGGACGAAGGGCACCGGCGTCAGGCTCGGGCCCGATGGCTCCGCGACGATCGGCGCCGGCGCCGGCTCGGGCTCGAGGGGCACCGCGGCGGCCGCGGCGCGCGCCTCTTCTTCTCTCTGCCGCGCGCGTGCGCTCTCCTCGCGCACCACCGCGAGCCGCTCCTCGACGCGTTGTCGCTGCGCGCGATCGCGGATCGACGCGAGGTACACGAGGTACGCGCGCTCCGCGTCGTCCCAGCGCTCGAGGCGCTCGTAGCAGCGACCGAGGTTGAACTGGAACGCGGCGGTCGGGCGCACCGAGATCGCCTCTTCGAGCAGCTGCGCCGCGGCCTCGTAGCGACCTTCGTCGTACGCGATCTCGGCGGCGTGGAAGAGCGTGTCGGCGCGTGAGCGCGCGCGACGGTCCCGCTGTGCCTCGGCGGTCGGAACGACCAGGAGCAGCAGTGCGAGCGCGACCAAGAAAGGCATGCCTGCGGGCACGTTAGCACGAGCCACGGCGCCCACGTGGGCATCGAGCGCGCCCTCGCGATGCCCACTGCGCATCGAGGTCGCGACCCGCGATGCCCACCCCCCGCGCGCTCCGATCGCGGCGATCGGAGATGGCACGCGCGCTGCTCAAGGGACGACGCAGGAGGTCACGATGACGACGCGCACGACACGCACGCTCGCTCGACTGAAGGACGACGCGCGCGGTGGAGTGTTCGTCGAGTACCTCTTCGCCGTGGGCACCTTCGCGCTGGTCGCCGCGCTCGCCGCGGTGAGCCTGGGCGAGCCGATGCTGCGCGCGTATCGCTTCACGCGCGCGCTGCTCCTGTTGCCCTTCCCCTGACGCCAGCGTGGCAGTCGCCGACTGGCTCGCTCGCGCGCTCTCCCGAGCGTCGCGTCTCGGTAGTCGTGTGCTCTCAACTCGATGGAGGACGATCCCATGAAGACCCGCAACATCACCTCGCGCTCGCGCTCGTTCCGCTCGCTCCACAAGGACGTCGAAGGCGCCGGGTTCACCGAGTACATCCTGATCGTCGGCCTCGTCGTCATCGCCGGCATCGCGGCGTGGACCGCGTTCGGCGATCAGATCGTCGCGGTGCTCGAGTCGCAGACCGAGCAGATCGGCGCGGCGGGCGGCGGAGGCGCGTGATGATCACGACGGGCACGGTCGCCGCGATCGCGGCGACCCTCGTCGCGGCCCTCGGCGCGTGGACCGACGCGCGCACCGGGCGCATCCCGAACGCGATCACGCTGCCCGCGCTGGGCCTCGCGCTGATCGCCCACGGCATCGCCGGCGGCGCGGACGCGCTGCTCACCGCGGCGCTCGGGACGGTCGCGGCGGGGCTCGTGCCCTACCTGCTCTTCCGCAAGGGCGCGATGGGCGGCGGCGACGTGAAGCTCTTCGCCGCGCTCGGCGCGATGCTCGGCCCGAGCGCGGGCGTCGAGGCCCAGTGGTGGGCGTTCGTCGTCGGCATGCTCTACGTGCTCGGGCGTCAGGCCTACGAAGGGACGCTCGGACGAATGCTGATGCGCACGGCGCGCGTCGCGGTGCGCGCGGTGGTGCGCAGCGACGAAGAGCGCGAGGACGAGACGCGCACCAGCGTGCGGCTCGGGCCCGCGATCCTCTGCGGGCTGGTGCTCGCACTCGTGACCTGAGCGGACCCTCCGAGGAGAGCAGGAAAGACGAGGAACACCACGTCGACTCCGCTCTCCTCGTTCCCGTGTTCGCCAGACGTGCCCGACTCCGGGGGAATTTTTGAGGAGAGCAGGAGGGGTAGGAATACTACGTCGAATCGGCTCTCCGTTTTCCCGCCTTCGCCAGAAGAGCTCGACTCGAGAGCTGGGCACTGGCTCTCGCACGGCCCAGAAACCTCGACTCGAGCGCACCCCGAGGGCCTTGAGATCCCAGGAAGACCACACGACGTGGTCCCTCCTTCTCTCCTGCTCTCCTCGAAGATCCGTTCGAACGCTTTTCTGAGCACAGCACGAATCAGGAAGACCACACGACGTGGTCCCTCCTTCTCCTCCTGCTCTCCTCAGAAATTCGCTCGAATCATTTTCTGAGCACGTGGTCTCTCGTTCTCTTTCCTGCTCTCCGCGGAGG is a window encoding:
- a CDS encoding DUF4832 domain-containing protein, coding for MAIERASRSRASSFVSDLRVACLLALGTTASCTFDAPRIEGRSCPCPSGYECIADVCARTGADGGQSDDAGVTGDAPARARSFTEITTPILNPERGFFVGADLTTLTNADFLAVERGVTLTYDLVLLEPYRETDLPTTFLDALERGLGEVRESGASVVLRFAYNESDAGADATLSRILSHIEQLRGVLSRNADVIATIEAGFIGVYGEWRESSNGNEGPPQQRAVVEALLDALEERTALVRRPELKSDMYGDPIAVGAAWSDTYAARVGHHNECFLGSEDDLGTFAGAVDRWRDYMESESPFVPVGGSMCLLSARTNCTTALSELGLFHYTFLSDDYNTAVLDALEAEGCMGEIQSRLGYRFVLDAAEIPDAIRPGGSFRLRAQFQNRGFAAPINRREVWLVIDGPGVRHEVELPGTDVRRFVPGQTHMLDARIGLPASIAPGTYRVALWVPSRSETVRDRAEYAIRFANEETWDLGLNVLGEIEVQENAEGESDPAATELRVLF
- a CDS encoding tetratricopeptide repeat protein, which produces MPFLVALALLLLVVPTAEAQRDRRARSRADTLFHAAEIAYDEGRYEAAAQLLEEAISVRPTAAFQFNLGRCYERLERWDDAERAYLVYLASIRDRAQRQRVEERLAVVREESARARQREEEARAAAAAVPLEPEPAPAPIVAEPSGPSLTPVPFVLGGVGIAGLAVGGALTALAFDADAQSQDVTRSGRDAADAHARANDLGLGATVAWAVGAGLLVTGTIWLIVELSSGGSSDGDRARISEQGVELRF
- a CDS encoding A24 family peptidase, producing MITTGTVAAIAATLVAALGAWTDARTGRIPNAITLPALGLALIAHGIAGGADALLTAALGTVAAGLVPYLLFRKGAMGGGDVKLFAALGAMLGPSAGVEAQWWAFVVGMLYVLGRQAYEGTLGRMLMRTARVAVRAVVRSDEEREDETRTSVRLGPAILCGLVLALVT
- a CDS encoding thiamine pyrophosphate-dependent dehydrogenase E1 component subunit alpha — protein: MADLLAIHRHAVRARLLDERLTQLARAGRIGFHPDARGFEPAIAAAALAMRTEDAIFPSARDHAAFLVRGLPIARYVAHAFGSVEDPMRGHAAPGHLASRELRIASASGLVSNHMTHAAGYAWAAKLRGETCVVLTMFADTAADAGDFHSAVNFAGATKAPVIFFCRTDRARSAHPPTPIERVADKGIAYGVESLVCSADDAGAVASAMAQAHERAMAGEGPTLIEAIRESASDPIEALEARLSSEGHWDAHRALELRRELMTEIESAVAHAQQVGAPPREAVFEDVYATLPRHLEDQRTILLATANHEDR
- a CDS encoding Flp family type IVb pilin, yielding MKTRNITSRSRSFRSLHKDVEGAGFTEYILIVGLVVIAGIAAWTAFGDQIVAVLESQTEQIGAAGGGGA
- a CDS encoding rhomboid family intramembrane serine protease; translation: MSASRVLPIAVLAKRPITSGLAIAAIGVTIAWHVGVPIDVLAMTSDAIGREPWRLLTSALPHVGALHLIFNVYWLLALGSVIEGTCGARVMGPLVLTAAIGSAALEWALASGGVGLSGVVYGLIAFAWFARRRDASLAAAADPSTVRLFALWFVLCVVMTATGTMRVGNAAHAGGAILGALAGAAWGVTDARRRVWIAGTVVTTAAFVVLGSPLVRPLVNLGAIGYEIADRAYALVESDPARAIALYDEAIERDGSIANWHYNRGVALFLARRRDEALLAMERAHALDANDESFRAGLASTAAACGYEAVEQGRTAEAIARFERALAVAPEAAEADDWRLMIELARASVDGDPR
- a CDS encoding response regulator, which gives rise to MDPHDRADRSRTRTRPSLPRVEAPRAHVLIVDDEAALRDVLRTVLRARFDVSVAEHGGEAMRVIEANETDIDLVLSDVRMPWVHGVELHRGLVARRHPLAQRFVWMTGGGLSEGLRRYVSATGLPVIDKPFRLDELESMLARLTAPDAAPPGANAG
- a CDS encoding serine/threonine-protein kinase, giving the protein MTLATSEPIGALPEGTRFGRYRTVARIGGGGMAEVYLASLVGELGFAQSFVLKRILPELAGDERFVAMLADEARLAAHVRHRSVAQVIELVSTPELAIVMELVEGESLAGLLRATAAAGVRLPVHVVAYIVAEIAAGLHAAHTLVDAAGAPMNLVHRDVSPSNVMIAIDGSVKLLDFGVAAAEGRLARTRTGELKGKLAYTAPEALDGGRPDPRWDVFSLGCVLWEGLTGERLFKRESEAATIRAVLDGEIPAPGIAPALDRACLAALARDPAARTTSMAELRAQLLPFVTSSSADDAATLLRARCHARLDAMAALRRGADTSFAPVLAEGESRVRVTRSMRGRSNRPCVVAGLAVVALAAVGGVIAARSGGDVDEPIAPIATSVVVPPPIAQSASPVHASPPAERASPAEQHESPAPVRSIRVSSTPRAEVREGDVVLGRTPLSLDVATPREITLHEPRFRPARVRLSPSSPESVEVTLSRARRGQSRDDYDLWD
- a CDS encoding alpha-ketoacid dehydrogenase subunit beta is translated as MTQKNMVQAINEALRLEMRRDERVVVMGEDVGKVGGVFRVTQGLWDEFGDGRVIDTPLNEGGIIGTAIGMAAYGMRPVPEIQFADFIYPAFDQIVSEAAKSRYRSGGEYPCPMVIRTPYGGGIKGGAYHSQSPEALFIHTAGLKVVCPSNPYDAKGLLAAAIQDDDPVLFFEPKRVYRAVKMDVPDEAYTLPLGEAKVVREGDSLTLVAWGAMLYEALSAAEQVAEQGISCEVIDLRTLWPLDLDTIVRSVEKTGRIVVVHEAPKACGFGAEILQLVSEKSFLHFQAPPARVTGWDTPFPYTLENEYLPLAHRIVPQLIATANY
- a CDS encoding dihydrolipoamide acetyltransferase family protein, translated to MARFEFKLPDIGEGVAEGEIVAWHVNTGDQVKEDQAMVEVMTDKATVTIGAPKKGTILETCATVGQVMPVGALLVVIETEGAVAAAPAKAAPAQPPVAAKPAPVAPKAAPAPAAAPVQSVAAPKNEPAATAVGDIKDTLPGAGFFDKIATPAKSSNGANGHAHSVVSERPLATPATRQLARELEVDLRFVTGTGPGGRITNEDVRGFAGGAPTRTVEPISTPAPAAPAPAASAKARAPIAITPPAGTEKALEERKPFVGMRRKIAERMQTSKNTAAHFTFVEECDVAKIKELRARLKPAAEKAGVKLTFLPFIVKAVVAALKKHPVLNSALDETTNELVYRKYFHIGIAASTDQGLMVPVVKDADRKSILEIAAEIDRLGAAAKSGAIQSADLQGSTFTITSLGTQGGLFATPVLNFPEVGILGVHQIKQKPVVRDGQIVIGEIMLLSLSFDHRIVDGHVGAAFAYDIIGYLEDPDRLFLEMA